Proteins from one Oscillospiraceae bacterium genomic window:
- a CDS encoding S8 family peptidase, whose amino-acid sequence MQKLLYDPDTVDFVIRSNEFTESIIKKYEVAIAKQFGGRYLIAYSRQDVFIEMRKLLGAGLISILSLVYGLLDNINLNSSGITQVHDQPYLNLRGQGVIFGIVDTGIDYTLDVFRYEDGSSKIISIYDQTVEGPPPERFYIGTEYTNEQINAALQSDNPKQIVPEEDTSGHGTFLASVAAGRETDDFIGVAPDAEIIAVKLRKARPYYLNLYAVPETQEYAYESSAIMVGVEYILDRARRLNRPVVICIGLGTNFGSHDQYSIFQEYLSGVSDQVGVCLCVAAGNESQARHHMNDIITATGETQNIDIRVGENAGDFFVSIWTGVSDRISVAVRSPAGEFIPRIPARSGEIISTKLILEKSSVDIAYYYPIEGTGGQLTAIKLFGPTPGIWTITVYGDLILNGKFHSWLPLTGFVDPSVVFLSPNPNYTITGPATMTGAIVCGAYNTTLNSLYANSSRGPTRIENLAPDLVAPGVNVEGFYPYGRGTMDGTSAAAAITAGAAALMLQWGIVKGNDPSLSTYQIRAYMIRGCNRSENMIYPNNSWGYGSLNLFQAFQLMRET is encoded by the coding sequence TTGCAAAAGCTGCTTTATGATCCTGACACTGTGGATTTTGTCATACGAAGTAATGAATTCACCGAATCAATAATTAAAAAATACGAAGTTGCTATCGCAAAACAGTTTGGAGGACGGTATTTAATTGCTTATTCCAGACAGGATGTTTTTATCGAAATGAGAAAGCTGCTGGGCGCCGGGCTAATCAGTATATTATCGCTTGTTTACGGCTTGCTTGACAATATCAACCTTAATTCGAGCGGTATCACACAAGTACATGATCAGCCATACTTGAATCTGAGGGGACAGGGCGTTATCTTCGGAATTGTGGACACAGGAATAGATTATACATTGGATGTTTTCCGTTACGAGGATGGGAGCAGCAAAATAATATCAATCTATGACCAGACAGTCGAGGGCCCTCCTCCGGAGAGATTTTACATTGGCACAGAATATACAAACGAACAGATCAACGCGGCCCTTCAAAGCGACAATCCAAAGCAGATCGTTCCCGAAGAAGATACCTCCGGGCACGGAACCTTTCTGGCATCGGTGGCCGCCGGACGGGAGACGGACGATTTCATCGGTGTGGCACCTGATGCCGAAATCATAGCCGTAAAGCTCAGGAAAGCAAGACCCTATTATCTTAATTTATATGCTGTACCTGAAACGCAGGAATATGCTTATGAATCCAGTGCCATAATGGTTGGCGTCGAATACATACTGGACAGAGCGAGACGTTTAAATCGGCCGGTGGTCATATGTATAGGATTAGGCACGAATTTCGGAAGTCACGATCAATATTCCATATTTCAAGAATATCTGAGCGGTGTGTCCGATCAGGTAGGAGTCTGCCTTTGTGTCGCGGCCGGAAATGAAAGTCAGGCAAGACATCATATGAATGATATTATTACGGCAACCGGGGAAACACAGAACATAGACATAAGAGTTGGAGAAAACGCAGGAGATTTTTTTGTTTCAATATGGACAGGAGTATCTGACAGAATTTCGGTTGCTGTCCGTTCTCCTGCGGGTGAATTTATCCCAAGAATACCGGCACGCTCGGGAGAAATTATTTCAACCAAACTGATCTTGGAAAAATCATCTGTTGATATAGCGTATTATTATCCGATAGAAGGAACGGGCGGGCAACTGACAGCAATTAAGCTCTTTGGTCCGACACCGGGAATTTGGACCATAACCGTTTATGGCGACCTGATTCTGAACGGCAAATTCCATTCATGGCTGCCTCTTACCGGATTTGTCGATCCGAGCGTTGTATTCCTTTCTCCGAACCCAAATTATACGATTACAGGCCCAGCGACAATGACAGGCGCTATTGTATGCGGCGCTTATAATACCACTTTGAACAGTTTGTACGCAAATTCGTCACGGGGACCTACTCGTATAGAGAATTTAGCTCCTGATCTTGTCGCACCCGGCGTTAATGTAGAAGGCTTTTATCCTTACGGGCGAGGAACAATGGACGGAACAAGCGCAGCGGCGGCAATAACCGCCGGAGCCGCGGCCCTCATGCTTCAATGGGGCATAGTCAAAGGAAATGATCCTTCTCTGAGCACATATCAAATACGCGCCTATATGATACGAGGCTGTAACCGGAGCGAAAACATGATATACCCCAATAACAGCTGGGGTTACGGAAGCCTTAATTTGTTTCAAGCTTTTCAGCTTATGCGAGAAACATAG
- a CDS encoding S8 family peptidase gives MDSYIDCEKNKCLLQKLLLDPDSVAFVIRKNQYSETLINKYDIALAKTLLGQYTICYSKQDIFSDIRKKLGAGVISIRGVILGLLDNISLKSSGITQVHDQPYLNLRGEGVIIGFVDTGIDYTLDIFRYEDGSSKIVSIYDQTIEDRPPEGFYFGTEYTNNQINAALKSDNPKQLIPEEDVSGHGTFLASVAAGRETADFIGAAPDAEIIAVKLRKAAPYYLDLFSVPEAQNYAFESSNVMIGIEYILEKASRLNKPVVICLGLGTNFGSHDGYTIFEEYLNNVSNLKGVCLCIAAGNESQAKHHAEGLITATGETQDIDIIVGENTGNALISIWTGVSDRVSVSIRSPTGELVPRIPAHSGSIFTTKLLLEGASIGISYYFPIEGTGGQLTAIKLINPTPGTWTITVFGEIILNGKFNAWLPMTGFVDPSIIFLAPNPNYTVTIPATMIGAIVCGAYNSSLNSLYSYSSWGPTSIGNLSPDLVAPGVNIDGFYPYGRGTMDGTSAAAAITAGAAALMLQWGIVKANNPSMSTYHIKAYMIRGCNRSENMTYPNNRWGYGSLNLIQAFQIMKEM, from the coding sequence TTGGACAGCTATATAGATTGCGAAAAGAATAAATGCTTATTACAGAAGTTGCTTTTGGATCCGGACTCAGTGGCTTTTGTCATACGCAAAAACCAGTATTCAGAAACATTAATAAATAAATATGATATAGCATTGGCGAAAACACTTTTAGGACAATATACAATATGTTATTCCAAGCAGGATATTTTTTCAGATATAAGAAAAAAGCTGGGCGCAGGGGTGATAAGTATCAGGGGAGTAATTCTCGGATTACTTGATAATATAAGCCTTAAATCAAGCGGTATTACTCAAGTTCATGATCAGCCATATCTGAATTTAAGAGGTGAAGGAGTCATTATCGGGTTTGTAGACACCGGAATTGATTACACATTGGATATCTTTCGGTATGAGGATGGAAGCAGCAAGATAGTATCAATTTATGACCAAACAATTGAAGACCGTCCTCCGGAAGGATTTTATTTCGGTACGGAATATACAAACAATCAAATCAACGCTGCTCTTAAAAGCGATAATCCTAAACAGCTTATCCCGGAGGAAGATGTCTCCGGCCACGGAACCTTTCTGGCATCGGTGGCTGCCGGACGGGAAACGGCCGATTTCATCGGCGCTGCACCGGATGCCGAGATCATAGCCGTCAAGCTCAGGAAAGCAGCACCTTATTACCTCGATTTATTTTCCGTGCCAGAAGCACAAAATTATGCTTTTGAATCCAGCAACGTCATGATAGGGATTGAATACATATTGGAAAAAGCGAGTCGTCTTAACAAACCCGTCGTCATTTGTCTTGGTCTCGGCACTAATTTCGGAAGCCATGATGGTTATACAATATTTGAAGAGTATCTAAACAATGTATCCAACCTTAAAGGCGTTTGCCTTTGTATTGCGGCGGGAAATGAAAGCCAGGCAAAGCATCATGCAGAAGGTCTGATCACGGCAACCGGCGAAACTCAAGATATTGATATAATAGTTGGTGAAAACACAGGGAACGCCTTAATTTCAATATGGACAGGTGTGTCAGACAGAGTTTCAGTTTCAATCCGTTCGCCAACCGGTGAATTAGTACCGAGAATACCCGCTCATTCAGGAAGCATTTTTACGACAAAGTTGTTATTGGAAGGAGCATCCATCGGTATATCATATTATTTTCCGATAGAAGGTACGGGCGGACAGCTTACGGCAATTAAACTCATCAATCCAACGCCGGGAACATGGACGATTACTGTTTTCGGAGAAATCATTTTAAACGGTAAATTCAATGCGTGGCTGCCCATGACAGGGTTTGTTGATCCGAGTATAATATTCCTTGCTCCCAATCCAAATTATACCGTAACCATCCCGGCAACGATGATAGGAGCCATTGTCTGTGGCGCTTATAATTCCAGCCTGAACAGTCTATACTCATATTCATCCTGGGGACCGACAAGTATTGGAAATTTATCTCCCGATCTTGTTGCGCCCGGTGTTAATATAGATGGCTTTTATCCTTATGGGCGCGGAACAATGGACGGAACCAGCGCGGCGGCAGCAATAACCGCAGGCGCCGCGGCTTTGATGCTTCAATGGGGAATAGTCAAAGCAAACAATCCTTCCATGAGTACATATCACATAAAAGCTTATATGATCCGTGGATGTAACCGGAGCGAAAATATGACATATCCCAATAACAGATGGGGTTACGGAAGCCTCAATCTGATACAGGCCTTTCAAATAATGAAAGAAATGTAA
- a CDS encoding S8 family peptidase, translating into MDIREQLIRQFQGFDPEQNIEVIIKYHGSLDEIAEKLEASAEELNENYAILTLPAYRIPTIIQLSQIEYYELPKTVTYQLERSLDAACISPVQLESGYNLSGKGVFIGIIDSGIDYTHPDFRQPDGTSRIMYLWDQTAADISPPSGFKNGHLYTKADIDLALASDNPLSIVPEQDFFGHGTAVAGVAAGNGRASNGDNIGVAPQAEIIIVKLGSDKPGFAKSTEIMRGVKFCIDIAQGVEKPIAINISYGTNDGAHNGTSLFEGYLDSAAQRWKNVICVASGNEGSAGHHYHNQLKQLQTDNVEFSIGENISQLYMTLWKNFADSFQIELFTPSGISTGVINAFERVKQVTLGNVKIMILYGQPNHYNFNQEIYISLQSVSGSMNQEIWRLAITGTKIVDGNFDIWLPMTDMVTEKTAFLVPSIENTITLPATSFRVIAVGGYSAILNTCAEFSGRGTGYWTYGQKPDLVAPAIDITTAAVGGGYDSFSGTSIAAPFVTGAAALMMEWGENQKNDFFLYGQRIKAFLCRNAERKFPIKYPNPIWGYGTLNLCDTMDDLVLYNQ; encoded by the coding sequence ATGGATATACGGGAACAATTAATAAGGCAATTCCAGGGCTTCGATCCGGAACAAAATATAGAAGTTATAATAAAATATCACGGCAGCCTTGATGAAATCGCAGAAAAACTGGAAGCCTCCGCTGAAGAATTAAATGAAAATTACGCAATCTTGACATTGCCCGCTTATCGTATTCCCACAATTATACAACTAAGTCAAATTGAATATTATGAGCTGCCAAAAACGGTCACTTATCAATTGGAACGCAGCCTTGACGCCGCCTGCATCAGTCCTGTTCAGCTTGAAAGCGGTTATAATCTGTCAGGCAAAGGAGTATTTATCGGAATAATAGATTCCGGCATTGATTATACGCATCCGGATTTTCGACAACCTGACGGAACAAGCCGTATTATGTACCTGTGGGATCAAACTGCTGCCGACATCTCTCCGCCCTCGGGATTCAAAAACGGTCACCTTTATACAAAAGCTGATATTGATCTGGCGCTTGCGAGCGATAATCCATTATCAATTGTACCTGAACAGGATTTTTTTGGACACGGAACAGCTGTCGCCGGAGTCGCAGCGGGAAACGGCAGAGCCAGCAATGGAGATAACATCGGAGTGGCTCCACAAGCTGAAATAATAATAGTAAAACTCGGTTCTGATAAACCCGGTTTTGCAAAAAGTACGGAAATCATGCGGGGAGTGAAATTCTGCATTGATATAGCGCAAGGCGTAGAGAAACCGATTGCGATTAATATAAGCTACGGAACAAATGACGGGGCGCATAACGGCACTTCACTTTTCGAGGGTTACCTTGATTCAGCCGCGCAGAGATGGAAAAACGTCATCTGTGTGGCCTCCGGAAATGAAGGAAGCGCGGGGCATCATTATCACAACCAATTGAAGCAACTGCAAACTGACAATGTAGAATTCTCCATCGGTGAAAATATAAGTCAGCTTTATATGACCTTATGGAAAAATTTTGCCGATTCATTTCAAATTGAGTTATTTACTCCGTCAGGAATTTCAACAGGAGTAATAAACGCTTTTGAACGCGTGAAACAAGTAACATTAGGCAATGTTAAAATAATGATCCTTTACGGTCAGCCAAATCATTATAACTTCAATCAGGAAATATATATTTCGCTGCAAAGCGTATCCGGTTCAATGAATCAGGAAATATGGCGGCTCGCAATTACCGGGACGAAAATTGTAGACGGCAATTTTGATATATGGCTTCCTATGACTGATATGGTCACAGAAAAAACCGCTTTTCTTGTGCCAAGTATTGAAAACACAATAACACTTCCTGCTACATCATTCAGAGTTATCGCTGTCGGCGGATATTCCGCAATTCTAAATACCTGCGCCGAATTTTCCGGACGAGGCACAGGATATTGGACATATGGGCAAAAGCCGGATCTGGTTGCTCCGGCAATAGATATAACAACTGCCGCTGTCGGCGGAGGATATGACAGCTTCAGCGGCACGAGTATTGCCGCGCCTTTTGTTACCGGAGCGGCAGCACTCATGATGGAATGGGGTGAAAATCAGAAAAACGACTTCTTCCTGTACGGGCAGAGAATAAAAGCCTTTTTATGCAGAAACGCCGAAAGAAAATTCCCCATAAAATATCCTAATCCTATATGGGGATACGGAACACTTAATCTATGTGATACCATGGATGATCTCGTGTTATATAACCAGTAA
- a CDS encoding peptidoglycan-binding protein — protein MNRNNEEVDTGYLNVSVKSVRNAQPIPDAKVTVSKPNTVVEVLNTDSAGQTETIPLGAPPVEYSEEVLGVKPYSEYQVDVEAPGYERVTVNGVQLFSESTAIQDIRLFATNTPGTQEITIEQHTLWGTFPPKIPEAEVKPLPDGNGYIVLPQPAIPEYMVVHLGVPNDKTARNVWIPFKDYITNVTCSEIYSTWPVQTIRANILAILSFALNRVYTEWYRGKGYDFTITNSTAYDLMFVYGRNYYYNIQNIVDDLFTTYVTKPGIRQPLFTQFCDGSRVTCDGLEQWGSKSMGDQGKDALTILRSYYGSNVYLKQADKVQGVPISYPGEALRIGSSGMDVRTIQTQLNSISDNYPMIPKIKVDGIYGPKTANAVKTFQKIFYLPATGVVDFATWYKISNIYVAVNRLSELG, from the coding sequence ATGAATAGAAATAATGAGGAAGTGGACACCGGTTATCTAAATGTCAGTGTTAAGTCTGTTCGCAACGCACAGCCTATTCCAGATGCAAAAGTAACTGTATCCAAACCAAATACGGTTGTTGAAGTGTTGAATACAGACTCTGCCGGTCAAACTGAAACCATTCCGCTCGGAGCGCCGCCTGTGGAATATTCAGAGGAAGTGCTCGGCGTGAAACCTTATTCGGAATATCAGGTAGATGTTGAGGCTCCCGGATATGAACGTGTCACAGTTAACGGAGTACAGCTGTTTTCAGAGAGTACCGCGATACAGGATATACGTCTTTTTGCGACCAATACACCCGGGACGCAGGAAATAACTATCGAGCAACATACATTATGGGGAACATTCCCGCCAAAGATACCCGAGGCTGAGGTCAAGCCGCTTCCCGACGGCAATGGCTATATCGTGCTTCCCCAACCGGCAATTCCTGAATATATGGTCGTACATTTGGGAGTGCCGAATGATAAAACCGCAAGAAATGTCTGGATTCCTTTCAAGGATTATATTACAAACGTTACCTGCTCGGAAATTTATTCCACTTGGCCAGTACAAACTATACGCGCCAATATTTTAGCTATATTATCTTTTGCGTTGAATCGTGTATATACCGAATGGTATCGTGGGAAGGGCTATGATTTTACAATAACAAACAGCACCGCTTATGATCTCATGTTTGTTTACGGACGCAATTATTATTACAATATACAAAATATTGTCGATGATTTGTTTACAACTTATGTAACCAAACCCGGTATACGACAACCGCTTTTTACTCAATTTTGTGACGGTTCACGGGTAACCTGCGATGGCCTTGAGCAATGGGGCTCAAAAAGTATGGGAGACCAGGGAAAGGATGCCCTCACGATCCTGCGTTCATATTATGGCTCAAATGTATACCTGAAGCAGGCCGATAAGGTTCAGGGCGTCCCGATTTCTTATCCCGGTGAAGCGCTCAGAATCGGATCCTCCGGTATGGATGTACGTACTATTCAAACACAGCTGAACAGCATATCCGATAACTATCCGATGATTCCGAAGATCAAGGTAGACGGTATCTACGGTCCGAAAACCGCCAATGCGGTAAAAACCTTTCAGAAAATATTTTATTTGCCGGCTACAGGAGTTGTAGATTTCGCGACATGGTATAAAATATCCAATATTTATGTTGCCGTTAATCGTTTGTCTGAATTAGGATGA